The following proteins are co-located in the Clavibacter capsici genome:
- a CDS encoding MFS transporter produces MTTTTSRPTRAERLDGLPWTRAHSRILGGSGVGWALDAMDVGLISFVIAQLAVVWKADAGQLGLVASAGFLGMAIGASVGGLLADRLGRRQVFALTLLVYGLATGVSALAMSVGALIALRFVVGLGLGAELPVASTLVSEFAPARIRGRVIVILESSWAVGWTAAALIGYLVIPASDDGWRWALALGAVPAVWAIVVRLRLPESVRFLEGKGRHAEAERVVRELEAAAGRTPAPDAEHAAALAPDPADPAEAATADAAPRERLFGARLRRRTLSLWIVWFCVNFAYYGAFIWLPTLLVAQGFSLVRSFAYTLLITLAQLPGYAVSAWLVERWGRRATLAVFLAGSAVAAGLFGTADSVTTILVFGALMSFSNLGAWGALYAVTPELYPTRVRATGAGSAAGFGRLASIVAPLCVPPLLALGGVALPFGVFAAVFALAAAAALTLPDLRGAALED; encoded by the coding sequence ATGACCACGACCACGTCACGGCCCACGCGCGCCGAGCGCCTCGACGGACTCCCGTGGACCCGCGCGCACTCCCGCATCCTCGGCGGCAGCGGCGTCGGCTGGGCGCTCGACGCGATGGACGTCGGTCTCATCTCGTTCGTCATCGCGCAGCTCGCCGTGGTGTGGAAGGCGGACGCGGGGCAGCTCGGCCTGGTCGCGTCCGCCGGGTTCCTCGGCATGGCGATCGGCGCGAGCGTCGGCGGGCTGCTGGCCGACCGGCTCGGCCGGCGGCAGGTCTTCGCGCTGACGCTGCTGGTCTACGGTCTGGCCACGGGCGTCTCGGCGCTCGCCATGTCGGTCGGCGCGCTCATCGCGCTGCGCTTCGTGGTCGGCCTCGGGCTCGGCGCCGAGCTGCCCGTCGCGTCGACGCTCGTGAGCGAGTTCGCACCCGCCCGGATCCGGGGGCGCGTCATCGTGATCCTCGAGTCGTCGTGGGCGGTCGGCTGGACGGCCGCGGCCCTCATCGGCTACCTCGTGATCCCCGCGAGCGACGACGGCTGGCGGTGGGCGCTCGCGCTCGGCGCGGTGCCCGCGGTGTGGGCGATCGTCGTGCGGCTGCGCCTGCCGGAGTCGGTGCGCTTCCTCGAGGGAAAGGGGCGGCACGCGGAGGCGGAGCGGGTGGTGCGCGAGCTGGAGGCGGCGGCCGGGAGGACGCCCGCGCCGGACGCCGAGCACGCGGCGGCTCTCGCGCCGGATCCGGCCGACCCCGCGGAGGCCGCCACCGCCGACGCCGCGCCCCGCGAGCGCCTCTTCGGCGCGCGCCTGCGCCGCCGCACGCTCTCGCTCTGGATCGTGTGGTTCTGCGTCAACTTCGCCTACTACGGCGCCTTCATCTGGCTGCCCACGCTGCTCGTGGCGCAGGGCTTCTCGCTCGTGCGGTCGTTCGCGTACACGCTGCTGATCACGCTCGCGCAGCTGCCCGGCTACGCCGTCTCAGCCTGGCTCGTCGAGCGGTGGGGGCGACGGGCGACGCTCGCGGTGTTCCTCGCGGGATCCGCCGTCGCGGCGGGCCTCTTCGGCACCGCCGACTCCGTGACGACGATCCTCGTGTTCGGCGCGCTCATGTCGTTCTCGAACCTCGGCGCGTGGGGCGCGCTCTACGCCGTGACGCCGGAGCTGTACCCGACCCGGGTGCGCGCGACGGGAGCCGGGAGCGCGGCGGGCTTCGGGCGCCTCGCCTCGATCGTCGCGCCGCTGTGCGTGCCGCCGCTCCTCGCGCTCGGCGGCGTCGCGCTGCCGTTCGGCGTCTTCGCGGCCGTCTTCGCGCTGGCCGCCGCCGCCGCGCTCACGCTGCCGGACCTCCGCGGCGCGGCCCTCGAGGACTGA
- a CDS encoding DEAD/DEAH box helicase has protein sequence MARTGQRRSSARTRTIDNEGLIPVLARAVREIEQAAQRGKLKPVNRTKFQVVAVLMREERTHAKDPATPLSDPERAETLKRLDGIASILARTAARDTSVLPLLDPDAKLSEAARAMRKHMLFDGGVEMVVEEEPEPEPEDPALAKLHERQVVPPSVKARVLANPFLEPDLDRPAPAAPPTRLLANWELLGPLFKSFEYGAGGGIASMDLPESPRIDRLSPHGLELMRHQARFLESVRLGHREFLLADEPGLGKTAQALLAASVADAYPLLVVVPNVVKMNWKREVERWTPHRRATVIHGDGLGLDAFADVVIVNYEVLDRHIGWLRTLGFRGMVVDEAHFIKNLQSQRSKFVLALAESIRQRQSNPLLMALTGTPLINDIDDFRAIWQFLGWIDGDKPTSRLMGELEEAGLTPADPGFFAEARRAVIDLGIVRRRKVDVATDLPSKRIADLPVELDDDLGRSIRQAERELAARLVKRFTALVGARGTTVPDVLEGPATERAHLIRLVAQSELDEAKAQKTGENVFTMVRRIGQAKAVLAADYAAQLARSVGKVVFFAKHVDVMDQAEATFAKRELKSVSIRGDQSPAARQNAIDSFQNDPEVKVVVCSLTAAGVGLNLQAASNVVLAELSWTSAEQTQAIDRVHRIGQEEPVTAWRIIAAQTIDAKIAELIDSKAGLAARALDGEDFDEAGSTSVQLDALSHLLEEALAA, from the coding sequence ATGGCTCGCACCGGCCAGCGGCGGTCCTCCGCCCGCACGCGCACGATCGACAACGAGGGGCTCATCCCCGTCCTGGCGCGCGCCGTGCGCGAGATCGAGCAGGCCGCCCAGCGCGGCAAGCTGAAGCCGGTCAACCGCACGAAGTTCCAGGTCGTCGCCGTGCTGATGCGCGAGGAGCGCACGCACGCGAAGGACCCGGCCACCCCGCTCAGCGACCCCGAGCGCGCCGAGACCCTGAAGCGCCTCGACGGCATCGCGAGCATCCTGGCCCGCACCGCCGCACGCGACACCTCGGTCCTGCCGCTGCTGGATCCCGACGCCAAGCTCTCCGAGGCCGCCCGCGCGATGCGCAAGCACATGCTCTTCGACGGCGGCGTCGAGATGGTCGTGGAGGAGGAGCCGGAGCCCGAGCCCGAGGATCCCGCGCTCGCCAAGCTGCACGAGCGCCAGGTCGTCCCGCCGTCGGTCAAGGCCCGCGTGCTCGCGAACCCGTTCCTCGAGCCCGACCTCGACCGGCCCGCGCCCGCCGCGCCGCCCACGCGCCTGCTGGCGAACTGGGAGCTGCTCGGCCCGCTGTTCAAGTCGTTCGAGTACGGCGCCGGCGGCGGCATCGCGAGCATGGACCTCCCCGAGAGCCCCCGCATCGACCGCCTGTCGCCGCACGGCCTCGAGCTCATGCGCCACCAGGCCCGCTTCCTCGAGAGCGTGCGCCTCGGCCACCGCGAGTTCCTGCTCGCCGACGAGCCCGGCCTCGGCAAGACCGCGCAGGCGCTGCTCGCCGCGTCCGTCGCCGACGCGTACCCGCTGCTGGTCGTCGTGCCGAACGTCGTCAAGATGAACTGGAAGCGCGAGGTGGAGCGGTGGACGCCGCACCGCCGCGCCACGGTGATCCACGGCGACGGCCTCGGGCTCGACGCGTTCGCCGACGTCGTCATCGTCAACTACGAGGTGCTCGACCGCCACATCGGCTGGCTGCGCACGCTCGGCTTCCGCGGCATGGTCGTCGACGAGGCGCACTTCATCAAGAACCTGCAGTCGCAGCGCTCGAAGTTCGTGCTGGCGCTCGCCGAGAGCATCCGGCAGCGTCAGTCGAACCCGCTGCTCATGGCGCTGACGGGCACGCCGCTCATCAACGACATCGACGACTTCCGCGCCATCTGGCAGTTCCTCGGCTGGATCGACGGCGACAAGCCCACCTCGCGCCTCATGGGCGAGCTGGAGGAGGCGGGCCTCACGCCCGCGGATCCGGGCTTCTTCGCCGAGGCCCGGCGCGCGGTCATCGACCTCGGCATCGTGCGCCGCCGCAAGGTCGACGTGGCCACCGACCTGCCGTCCAAGCGCATCGCGGACCTCCCCGTCGAGCTCGACGACGACCTGGGTCGCTCCATCCGCCAGGCCGAGCGCGAGCTCGCAGCCCGGCTCGTCAAGCGCTTCACGGCGCTCGTCGGCGCCCGCGGCACCACCGTGCCCGACGTGCTCGAGGGCCCGGCCACGGAGCGCGCGCACCTCATCCGTCTCGTCGCGCAGTCCGAGCTCGACGAGGCCAAGGCGCAGAAGACCGGCGAGAACGTGTTCACCATGGTCCGCCGCATCGGCCAGGCCAAGGCCGTGCTCGCGGCCGACTACGCCGCGCAGCTCGCGCGCTCGGTCGGCAAGGTCGTGTTCTTCGCGAAGCACGTCGACGTGATGGACCAGGCCGAGGCCACGTTCGCGAAGCGGGAGCTGAAGAGCGTCTCGATCCGCGGCGACCAGTCGCCGGCGGCGCGCCAGAACGCGATCGACTCCTTCCAGAACGACCCCGAGGTGAAGGTCGTGGTCTGCTCGCTCACCGCGGCGGGCGTCGGCCTCAACCTGCAGGCCGCGTCGAACGTGGTGCTCGCGGAGCTCAGCTGGACGAGCGCGGAGCAGACGCAGGCCATCGACCGCGTGCACCGCATCGGCCAGGAGGAGCCCGTCACCGCGTGGCGGATCATCGCGGCGCAGACCATCGACGCGAAGATCGCGGAGCTCATCGACAGCAAGGCGGGCCTCGCGGCGCGCGCGCTCGACGGCGAGGACTTCGACGAGGCAGGATCCACGTCCGTGCAGCTCGACGCGCTCTCCCACCTCCTGGAGGAGGCGCTGGCCGCGTAG
- a CDS encoding glutathione S-transferase family protein, which yields MTDQATPTGTNEAGAPGRYVEEGEFTRDTNYIEDRILKDGSQGWPVEAGRYRLVAARACPWANRSVIVRRLLGLEDAISLGLPGPTHDARSWTFDLDPDGRDPVLGTERLQESFLARFPDYPRGITVPALVDIPSGQVVTNDYPQITLDLSTEWTEHHREGAPDLYPVALRAEIDEVADLVFRDVNNGVYRCGFAGSQEAYEKAYDRLFSRLDWLSDRLSTQRYLVGDTITEADVRLFTTLARFDAVYHGHFKCNRQKLDEMPVLWAYARDLFQTPGFGDTIDFVQIKQHYYLTHTDINPTRVVPVGPETWGWLEPHGREELGGRPFGDGTPPGPVREDERVPDGQGAVPRGGRETRPSEARASVSGTPVPGSAGAGSADRA from the coding sequence ATGACGGATCAGGCGACACCCACCGGTACCAACGAGGCGGGCGCCCCCGGCCGCTACGTCGAGGAGGGTGAGTTCACCCGCGACACGAACTACATCGAGGACCGCATCCTGAAGGACGGCTCGCAGGGCTGGCCCGTCGAGGCCGGCCGCTACCGCCTCGTCGCGGCACGCGCCTGCCCGTGGGCGAACCGCTCGGTGATCGTGCGGCGCCTGCTCGGCCTCGAGGACGCCATCTCGCTCGGCCTCCCCGGCCCCACGCACGACGCGCGCAGCTGGACCTTCGACCTCGACCCCGACGGCCGCGACCCGGTCCTCGGCACCGAGCGCCTGCAGGAGTCGTTCCTCGCGCGCTTCCCCGACTACCCGCGCGGGATCACCGTGCCGGCGCTCGTCGACATCCCCTCCGGCCAGGTCGTGACCAACGACTACCCCCAGATCACGCTCGACCTCTCCACCGAGTGGACCGAGCACCACCGCGAGGGCGCGCCCGACCTCTATCCGGTCGCGCTGCGGGCCGAGATCGACGAGGTCGCGGACCTCGTCTTCCGCGACGTGAACAACGGCGTGTACCGCTGCGGGTTCGCGGGATCCCAGGAGGCGTACGAGAAGGCCTACGACCGCCTCTTCTCGCGGCTCGACTGGCTGAGCGACCGCCTGTCGACGCAGCGCTACCTCGTGGGCGACACGATCACCGAGGCGGACGTGCGCCTGTTCACCACGCTCGCCCGGTTCGACGCCGTGTACCACGGCCACTTCAAGTGCAACCGGCAGAAGCTCGACGAGATGCCCGTGCTCTGGGCCTACGCGCGCGACCTGTTCCAGACGCCCGGGTTCGGCGACACCATCGACTTCGTGCAGATCAAGCAGCACTACTACCTGACGCACACCGACATCAACCCGACCCGCGTCGTGCCCGTCGGCCCCGAGACGTGGGGCTGGCTCGAGCCGCACGGGCGCGAGGAGCTGGGCGGCCGCCCGTTCGGCGACGGCACCCCGCCCGGCCCGGTCCGCGAGGACGAGCGCGTGCCCGACGGCCAGGGCGCCGTGCCCCGCGGCGGACGCGAGACGCGCCCCTCCGAGGCGCGCGCCTCGGTCTCGGGGACGCCCGTGCCCGGATCGGCGGGCGCCGGCTCCGCGGACCGCGCCTGA
- a CDS encoding alpha/beta hydrolase: protein MAARTAASLTPRRRILGLAIRHVPAVARSLRGTPAAGTRVVRRSAGEQGLPLDIVVWTPPGHDRSATGSPVLVVLARHDGDWLPSTLAKDLRAVVVAMAPDDDAQALAGLSWIASHAAGWNGTPERLGILGDGPGADRALRITALARDGDGPAVLRLVLVSPSGDVPSAGSADRQGHGRDRLPDALVHVGAADPRIDHVVEGVAALKAAGTTARLIRIPRAEQGWLAYPAADPALARRSLDEIVAYLRRGLTEERAFGVGPA from the coding sequence ATGGCCGCCCGCACCGCCGCCTCCCTCACCCCGCGTCGCCGGATCCTCGGCCTCGCCATCCGGCACGTCCCCGCCGTCGCGCGCTCCCTCCGCGGCACGCCCGCCGCGGGCACGCGCGTCGTCCGGCGCTCCGCCGGCGAGCAGGGCCTCCCTCTCGACATCGTCGTGTGGACGCCGCCCGGCCACGACCGCTCGGCGACCGGATCCCCCGTGCTCGTCGTCCTCGCCCGGCACGACGGCGACTGGCTGCCCTCGACCCTCGCGAAGGACCTGCGCGCGGTCGTCGTGGCCATGGCACCCGACGACGACGCGCAGGCGCTCGCGGGCCTCTCCTGGATCGCGTCGCACGCGGCCGGGTGGAACGGCACGCCGGAGCGGCTCGGGATCCTCGGCGACGGTCCGGGCGCCGACCGGGCGCTGCGCATCACCGCGCTCGCCCGCGACGGCGACGGACCCGCCGTCCTGCGGCTCGTGCTCGTCAGCCCGTCCGGCGACGTGCCGAGCGCCGGATCCGCCGACCGCCAGGGCCACGGCCGCGACCGCCTGCCGGACGCGCTCGTGCACGTGGGCGCCGCGGATCCGCGCATCGACCACGTCGTCGAGGGCGTCGCGGCGCTGAAGGCGGCGGGGACGACCGCGCGGCTCATCCGCATCCCCCGCGCCGAGCAGGGCTGGCTGGCCTACCCGGCGGCGGACCCGGCGCTCGCCCGGCGCTCGCTCGACGAGATCGTCGCGTACCTGCGGCGCGGCCTCACCGAGGAGCGCGCGTTCGGGGTAGGCCCGGCGTAG
- a CDS encoding DUF6804 family protein encodes MTRTPDAPAFTRPSLAPGLLGAIVLLAGFAVIDGDLFTVVRFAVAILALIMIVFSVRARSWWSAALLAAVAVMWNPVAVIPVEAVTWQSLQYVAAIVFIAAGILVKVPVEDAPTPGLPRTRAPR; translated from the coding sequence GTGACCCGCACCCCCGACGCCCCCGCGTTCACCCGTCCGTCGCTCGCGCCCGGTCTCCTCGGCGCCATCGTGCTCCTGGCGGGCTTCGCGGTCATCGACGGCGACCTCTTCACCGTCGTGCGGTTCGCGGTCGCGATCCTCGCGCTCATCATGATCGTGTTCTCGGTGCGCGCCCGCAGCTGGTGGAGCGCCGCGCTGCTCGCGGCCGTCGCGGTCATGTGGAACCCCGTCGCCGTGATCCCCGTCGAGGCGGTCACGTGGCAGTCGCTGCAGTACGTGGCCGCGATCGTGTTCATCGCGGCGGGCATCCTCGTGAAGGTGCCCGTCGAGGACGCCCCTACGCCGGGCCTACCCCGAACGCGCGCTCCTCGGTGA
- a CDS encoding zinc-dependent alcohol dehydrogenase family protein, translating into MRAVVYERFGETPVVRELPDPVPSAAGVVVRVEATGVCRSDAHGWLGHDDGIELPQVPGHELVGRIHQVGPEVTRFQVGDRVTVPFVCACGRCAECRAGNGQVCRDQTQPGFTHWGSFAELVALHDADVNLIPVPEDLDAGAAALLGCRFATAFRGLVHRSRIQRGERLLVIGCGGVGLSAVMIGVAVGAEVIAVDVDPAALARASELGAEYTIDSSGLSELDVLDAIRAVSPDGVQVSVEALGRESTLRVSLLALAPTGRQVQIGLFATEPSVPVPFVISQELSLHGSHGMPAHDYAELMEMVASGALRPELLIEHRIPLDDAPAALEALASGDRSAGITLVEVA; encoded by the coding sequence ATGCGCGCTGTCGTCTACGAGCGGTTCGGCGAGACCCCCGTCGTCCGTGAGCTGCCGGATCCCGTCCCGTCGGCCGCCGGCGTCGTCGTCCGCGTCGAGGCCACCGGCGTCTGCCGCAGCGACGCGCACGGCTGGCTCGGCCACGACGACGGCATCGAGCTCCCGCAGGTGCCGGGCCACGAGCTGGTGGGGCGGATCCACCAGGTCGGCCCCGAGGTCACGCGCTTCCAGGTGGGCGACCGCGTCACCGTGCCGTTCGTCTGCGCGTGCGGGCGCTGCGCCGAGTGCCGCGCGGGCAACGGCCAGGTGTGCCGCGACCAGACGCAGCCGGGCTTCACGCACTGGGGGTCCTTCGCCGAGCTGGTCGCGCTGCACGACGCCGACGTGAACCTGATCCCCGTCCCCGAGGACCTCGACGCGGGCGCCGCCGCCCTCCTCGGCTGCCGCTTCGCCACCGCCTTCCGCGGGCTCGTGCACCGGTCGCGGATCCAGCGCGGCGAGCGACTGCTCGTCATCGGCTGCGGCGGCGTCGGGCTCAGCGCGGTGATGATCGGCGTGGCGGTCGGCGCGGAGGTCATCGCGGTCGACGTCGACCCGGCCGCCCTCGCGCGCGCCTCGGAGCTCGGCGCCGAGTACACGATCGACTCGTCCGGCCTCTCGGAGCTCGACGTCCTCGACGCCATCCGCGCGGTCTCCCCCGACGGCGTGCAGGTGTCGGTCGAGGCGCTCGGCCGCGAGTCCACGCTCCGGGTCAGCCTGCTCGCGCTCGCGCCGACGGGACGGCAGGTGCAGATCGGCCTGTTCGCGACGGAGCCCAGCGTGCCCGTGCCGTTCGTCATCAGCCAGGAGCTCAGCCTGCACGGCAGCCACGGCATGCCCGCGCACGACTACGCCGAGCTGATGGAGATGGTCGCCTCGGGTGCCCTCCGCCCGGAGCTGCTCATCGAGCACCGCATCCCGCTCGACGACGCCCCGGCCGCGCTCGAGGCCCTCGCGTCGGGCGACCGCTCGGCGGGGATCACGCTGGTCGAGGTCGCCTGA
- a CDS encoding S41 family peptidase: protein MTSRRSGIASRLPLAFAVLVVVLLGGTVAATPSLERAGLLDVPPSPQRYADMAVDLMVDGLQADPARVVEVRAQVDAQAARARDYAGTHPALSAAAKELGGEHSSLLGPAEAAADFGDDPPVSAAAEPRPTVSTADGITTIVVPAIVGGDEASRQRYVDTGARGLVAAVPATTRGWIVELRGNHGGDMWPMLAALSPLLDEGQVMSFAYADRLVPVTVAGGAAAQGGDVVATSDAGRVPAGLPIAVLTDGMTVSSGEAAAIALVGQEGVRSFGQPTYDFSTVNAPRTLIDGAVVILTVAVDADRTGKRYGVPVVPDVVVDDAGITAAVDAWFDAPR, encoded by the coding sequence ATGACCTCGCGTCGATCCGGCATCGCGAGCCGCCTGCCCCTCGCGTTCGCGGTCCTCGTCGTCGTGCTCCTGGGAGGGACCGTCGCCGCGACGCCGTCCCTCGAGCGCGCCGGACTGCTCGACGTCCCTCCCTCGCCGCAGCGCTACGCCGACATGGCGGTCGACCTGATGGTCGACGGGCTCCAGGCGGATCCCGCCCGCGTCGTGGAGGTCCGGGCGCAGGTGGACGCGCAGGCCGCGAGGGCGCGGGACTACGCCGGCACCCACCCGGCGCTGTCCGCGGCCGCGAAGGAGCTGGGCGGCGAGCACAGCTCGCTCCTCGGACCAGCCGAGGCCGCGGCGGACTTCGGCGACGACCCACCCGTCTCGGCCGCGGCCGAGCCGCGGCCCACGGTCTCGACGGCCGACGGGATCACGACCATCGTCGTCCCCGCGATCGTGGGCGGGGACGAGGCGTCACGCCAGCGCTACGTCGACACCGGAGCACGGGGGCTCGTCGCGGCCGTGCCCGCGACGACCCGCGGCTGGATCGTGGAACTCCGGGGGAACCACGGCGGGGACATGTGGCCCATGCTCGCCGCGCTCTCGCCGTTGCTCGACGAGGGGCAGGTGATGTCGTTCGCGTACGCGGACCGCTTGGTGCCCGTCACCGTCGCGGGCGGTGCCGCCGCCCAGGGCGGCGACGTCGTGGCCACGAGCGACGCGGGACGGGTCCCCGCGGGACTGCCCATCGCCGTGCTCACCGACGGCATGACCGTGAGCTCCGGCGAGGCGGCGGCCATCGCCCTCGTCGGGCAGGAGGGCGTGCGCTCGTTCGGCCAGCCCACCTACGACTTCAGCACCGTGAACGCGCCGCGGACCCTGATCGACGGCGCGGTCGTGATCCTCACGGTCGCGGTCGACGCCGACCGCACGGGGAAGCGCTACGGCGTCCCGGTCGTGCCGGACGTCGTGGTCGACGACGCGGGCATCACGGCAGCGGTCGACGCCTGGTTCGACGCGCCGCGGTAG
- a CDS encoding putative quinol monooxygenase, whose protein sequence is MSQPVVVTAVFTPVEGKHDEAVAALSRGIAEVHEEEGCEVYAIHDAPDGTIVMLEKWSSAEDLDAHGAGEAVARMGASLAGLITGPAVVTRLTPIPAGSELQGAL, encoded by the coding sequence ATGTCCCAGCCCGTCGTCGTCACCGCCGTCTTCACGCCCGTCGAGGGCAAGCACGACGAGGCCGTCGCCGCCCTGTCCCGCGGCATCGCCGAGGTGCACGAGGAGGAGGGCTGCGAGGTCTACGCGATCCACGACGCCCCCGACGGCACCATCGTGATGCTCGAGAAGTGGTCGTCCGCCGAGGACCTCGACGCGCACGGCGCGGGCGAGGCCGTCGCCCGCATGGGCGCGTCGCTCGCCGGCCTCATCACCGGGCCCGCCGTCGTCACGCGGCTCACGCCGATCCCGGCCGGCTCGGAGCTGCAGGGCGCGCTGTAG
- a CDS encoding pyruvate dehydrogenase: MARTVADQLIAQLIEAGVSRIYGVVGDSLNPVVDAVRRTGGSRKGGIDWIHVRHEEAGAFAASAEAQLTGRLAVCAGSCGPGHLHLINGLYDAHRSGAPVLAIASHITTNQIGSGYFQETHPDRLFVECSHYTEMISTAVQAPRVVDQAMRHSLALGGVSVITLPGDVAEFEAEGEAPAFSLPRRPAIVPAEEDVRALAAAIDEAESVAIFAGRGAGSAHAELMELADRIAAPVGHSLRGKDVIQQDNPFDVGMTGLIGYGAAAAGISGADLLILIGTDFPYDQFLPGKEVRTAQIDIAPERLGRRTDVDIAIHGDALSTIRAVLPLVERKTDRRFLEKLLKEQDRKVDQVVGAYTTKAEKLTPIHPEYAASVLDEVAADDAVFLSDTGMCNVWTARYITPNGRRRMLGSLVHGSMANALPMAIGAQVAHPGRQVVSVSGDGGLSMLLGELVTVAAYKLPVKVVVFNNSTLGLVKVEMLVDGIPDFGVDVPMVDYAAVAAALGIHSQRVEDPAEIRGALEAAFAHDGPALVDLVTDPMALSIPPEITAAQVKGFALSMSKIVMNGGVGEAVKLARSNLRNIPRP; the protein is encoded by the coding sequence ATGGCACGCACGGTCGCCGACCAGCTCATCGCCCAGCTCATCGAGGCGGGGGTGAGCCGCATCTACGGGGTCGTCGGCGACAGCCTCAACCCCGTCGTGGACGCCGTGCGGCGCACGGGCGGGAGCCGCAAGGGCGGCATCGACTGGATCCACGTGCGGCACGAGGAGGCCGGCGCGTTCGCCGCCTCCGCCGAGGCGCAGCTCACGGGCAGGCTCGCGGTCTGCGCCGGATCCTGCGGGCCGGGCCACCTGCACCTCATCAACGGCCTCTACGACGCGCACCGCTCGGGCGCGCCCGTGCTCGCGATCGCGAGCCACATCACCACGAACCAGATCGGCTCCGGCTACTTCCAGGAGACGCACCCCGACCGCCTCTTCGTCGAGTGCTCGCACTACACGGAGATGATCTCGACCGCCGTGCAGGCGCCGCGCGTCGTCGACCAGGCGATGCGGCACTCGCTCGCGCTCGGCGGCGTCAGCGTCATCACCTTGCCGGGCGACGTCGCCGAGTTCGAGGCGGAGGGCGAGGCGCCCGCGTTCTCGCTGCCCAGGCGCCCCGCGATCGTGCCCGCCGAGGAGGACGTGCGCGCGCTCGCCGCCGCCATCGACGAGGCCGAGAGCGTCGCGATCTTCGCGGGCCGGGGCGCGGGATCCGCGCACGCCGAGCTCATGGAGCTGGCCGACAGGATCGCCGCGCCCGTCGGCCACTCGCTGCGCGGCAAGGACGTGATCCAGCAGGACAACCCCTTCGACGTCGGCATGACCGGCCTCATCGGCTACGGCGCCGCGGCCGCCGGCATCTCGGGCGCCGACCTGCTGATCCTCATCGGCACCGACTTCCCCTACGACCAGTTCCTGCCCGGCAAGGAGGTGCGCACGGCGCAGATCGACATCGCGCCCGAGCGCCTCGGCCGCCGCACCGACGTCGACATCGCGATCCACGGCGACGCGCTCTCCACGATCCGCGCGGTGCTGCCTCTCGTCGAGCGGAAGACCGACCGGCGCTTCCTGGAGAAGCTGCTGAAGGAGCAGGACAGGAAGGTCGATCAGGTCGTCGGCGCGTACACGACCAAGGCCGAGAAGCTGACGCCCATCCACCCGGAGTACGCGGCCAGCGTCCTCGACGAGGTCGCGGCCGACGACGCGGTCTTCCTCAGCGACACGGGCATGTGCAACGTGTGGACCGCGCGCTACATCACCCCGAACGGGCGCAGGCGGATGCTCGGGTCGCTCGTGCACGGGTCCATGGCGAACGCGCTGCCGATGGCGATCGGCGCGCAGGTCGCGCACCCGGGGCGCCAGGTCGTCTCCGTCTCGGGCGACGGCGGGCTGTCGATGCTCCTGGGCGAGCTCGTGACCGTGGCCGCATACAAGCTGCCCGTGAAGGTGGTCGTGTTCAACAACTCGACGCTGGGCCTGGTGAAGGTCGAGATGCTCGTCGACGGGATCCCCGACTTCGGCGTCGACGTGCCCATGGTCGACTACGCGGCCGTGGCCGCCGCCCTCGGGATCCACTCCCAGCGCGTGGAGGACCCGGCCGAGATCCGCGGCGCGCTCGAGGCCGCGTTCGCCCACGACGGGCCCGCGCTCGTCGACCTCGTGACCGACCCGATGGCGCTGTCGATCCCGCCGGAGATCACGGCCGCGCAGGTGAAGGGCTTCGCGCTCTCGATGTCGAAGATCGTGATGAACGGCGGCGTCGGCGAGGCCGTGAAGCTCGCCCGCTCGAACCTGCGCAACATCCCGCGGCCGTGA
- a CDS encoding DUF1684 domain-containing protein: MTDTTTDAARPDAADPDALARYEAWHRARLAAVTSPFGSLALIQTTWLEPGQEVSDLEALEGQPDTVQLTRIERTSLDTGEPEHGYRLWDSASPRNRAFEDIEVYPYAPEWILEGRFERVDDDRVIPFEHIADAGRTRELPVPGDIVVTIEGEEVRLSAFADGDRLQLVFADATTGRESYAPSRFLFLPRPDGDGPVTLDFTRAVVPPCGFSDWMNCPLPPAGNRLSAAVRAGERRVVYRDEA; encoded by the coding sequence GTGACCGACACGACGACCGATGCCGCCCGCCCCGACGCCGCCGACCCCGACGCCCTCGCCCGCTACGAGGCCTGGCACCGCGCCCGCCTCGCCGCGGTGACGAGCCCGTTCGGCAGCCTCGCGCTGATCCAGACGACGTGGCTCGAGCCCGGCCAGGAGGTCAGCGACCTCGAGGCGCTCGAGGGCCAGCCCGACACCGTGCAGCTGACGCGCATCGAGCGCACCTCGCTCGACACCGGCGAGCCCGAGCACGGCTACCGGCTGTGGGACTCCGCGAGCCCCAGGAACCGCGCGTTCGAGGACATCGAGGTCTACCCGTACGCACCCGAGTGGATCCTCGAGGGCCGCTTCGAGCGCGTCGACGACGACCGCGTGATCCCCTTCGAGCACATCGCCGACGCCGGCCGCACGCGGGAGCTGCCCGTGCCCGGCGACATCGTCGTCACCATCGAGGGCGAGGAGGTGCGCCTCAGCGCCTTCGCCGACGGCGACCGCCTGCAGCTCGTCTTCGCCGACGCGACCACCGGCCGCGAGAGCTACGCGCCCAGCCGCTTCCTCTTCCTCCCCCGCCCGGACGGCGACGGACCCGTGACCCTCGACTTCACGCGCGCCGTCGTGCCGCCCTGCGGCTTCTCCGACTGGATGAACTGCCCGCTCCCGCCCGCCGGCAACCGCCTGTCGGCCGCCGTCCGCGCGGGCGAGCGCCGCGTCGTCTACCGCGACGAGGCCTGA